A section of the Castanea sativa cultivar Marrone di Chiusa Pesio chromosome 12, ASM4071231v1 genome encodes:
- the LOC142618271 gene encoding wall-associated receptor kinase 2-like gives MAFSGMLFPQLQLLGLIILAATAASQPNSNCMQNCGSLNIPYPFGTKEGCYLEESFLIICNDTHFNPPMPFLGYGNLQVLNISLDGELRVSTFVARDCYNKSGLNFSNSYSSLTSPNFPISHERNMFTAIGCDTLALIGNIDGKNYTTGCLSLCDNIESVDTGSCSGIGCCQTPIPKGVTDFIVVLESLDNHSKVLEFNPCDIGFVVEENAYNFSSLDLTNFKNDTVPVVLDWAVGHETCLDAQRNSVSYACKAENSTCYESDNSPGYRCNCSSGFQGNPYLLHGCYDINECENSNPCDKECHNIPGSFYCNCPKGYEGDGLKNGTGCRAKVSQSNLIIITLGISVGLLVLLVGGSWIYWGLKKRKLIKLKEKFFQQNGGLLLQQKLSSHSGSMETARIYSAEELENATNNYDEKRVLGQGGYGTVYRGILPNNKVIAIKKSKIGSQSQVEQFVNEITVLTQIIHRNVVKLLGCCLETEVPLLVYEFITNGTLSEHIHDNGRSLLLSWEKRLKIAAETAGALAYLHSATSVPIIHRDVKTANILLDDNFTAKVSDFGASRLIPLDETELNTLVQGTFGYMDPEYFHTSQLTEKSDVYSFGVVLAELLTGRMALSFNMPESDRNLAKYFVSAIKDDRLLQILEDNIVNEGNIKLLKEVANIAKRCLNVRGEDRPSMKEVAMELDGLVIMEKHPWGNANVYTEETEYLLSAPTQSFNIDVDTNFSTSTTTGYDSMTNQVLKPLDGGR, from the exons aTGGCTTTTAGTGGAATGCTTTTTCCACAACTTCAGTTACTTGGGTTGATAATTTTAGCAGCAACAGCAGCATCTCAACCAAATTCGAACTGCATGCAGAATTGTGGATCACTTAACATCCCCTACCCATTTGGAACAAAGGAGGGCTGTTACCTTGAAGAGTCTTTTCTCATCATTTGTAACGACACTCATTTCAACCCTCCAATGCCTTTTCTGGGCTATGGTAATCTACAAGTTCTCAACATCTCGCTGGATGGTGAACTGCGAGTCTCAACATTCGTAGCACGTGATTGCTACAACAAGTCAGGGCTTAATTTCAGCAACAGTTATTCCTCACTTACGTCTCCAAATTTTCCTATCTCACACGAGAGGAACATGTTCACAGCCATTGGTTGTGACACTCTGGCGCTTATTGGAAATATAGATGGAAAGAACTATACAACGGGATGCCTATCACTCTGTGACAACATTGAAAGTGTGGATACCGGGTCTTGCTCTGGCATTGGCTGCTGCCAGACTCCTATCCCTAAAGGTGTAACagattttattgtggttttggAGAGCCTTGACAACCACTCCAAAGTTCTCGAATTCAATCCATGTGATATCGGTTTTGTAGTGGAAGAAAATGCATACAACTTTTCCTCTTTAGATCTTACAAATTTTAAGAATGATACCGTTCCTGTGGTGCTTGATTGGGCAGTCGGGCATGAGACATGCCTAGATGCTCAAAGAAATTCAGTAAGCTATGCATGTAAAGCAGAAAATAGTACATGTTATGAATCCGACAACAGTCCTGGATATCGTTGCAATTGCTCTTCTGGCTTTCAAGGAAACCCATACCTCCTCCATGGTTGCTATG ATATTAATGAGTGCGAAAATTCAAACCCCTGTGACAAAGAATGTCATAACATTCCTGGGAGTTTCTATTGCAATTGTCCAAAGGGGTACGAAGGCGATGGGTTGAAAAATGGAACTGGTTGCCGTGCTAAAGTGAGCCAATCCAACCTAATCATTATTACACTAG GTATCAGTGTTGGCCTTTTAGTATTACTTGTGGGAGGTTCATGGATATATTGGGgactgaaaaaaagaaagctcaTCAAGctcaaagaaaaattcttccaaCAAAATGGTGGCTTACTCCTACAACAAAAACTATCTAGTCACAGCGGGTCTATGGAGACAGCCAGAATTTATAGTGCAGAAGAGCTTGAAAATGCCACCAACAACTATGATGAGAAAAGAGTCCTTGGCCAAGGAGGCTATGGAACAGTATACAGAGGAATATTACCAAATAACAAAGTGATTGCTATTAAGAAGTCTAAAATTGGTAGTCAGAGCCAGGTTGAACAATTCGTAAATGAGATAACTGTGCTTACTCAAATTATCCATCGAAATGTGGTTAAGCTATTAGGTTGTTGTCTGGAAACAGAAGTACCCTTACTAGTTTATGAATTCATCACAAATGGGACTCTTTCTGAGCACATTCATGATAATGGTCGGTCATTATTACTTTCATGGGAAAAGCGTTTGAAGATTGCAGCAGAAACTGCAGGAGCACTTGCATACTTACATTCTGCAACTTCTGTGCCAATCATACACAGAGATGTTAAAACTGCAAATATATTATTAGATGATAACTTCACAGCAAAAGTGTCTGACTTTGGAGCCTCTAGGTTGATTCCTCTTGATGAAACAGAATTAAACACACTGGTGCAAGGAACTTTCGGATACATGGACCCAGAATACTTCCATACTAGTCAACTAACAGAAAAAAGTGATGTCTATAGCTTTGGTGTTGTTTTGGCAGAGCTTCTGACAGGTAGGATGGCACTTTCTTTCAATATGCCGGAAAGTGACAGAAATCTAGCAAAGTATTTTGTTTCTGCAATAAAAGATGACCGCCTACTTCAAATTCTTGAGGATAACATTGTCAATGAGGGTAATATTAAGCTACTAAAGGAAGTTGCTAATATTGCAAAAAGGTGCTTAAATGTGAGAGGCGAGGATAGGCCTTCTATGAAGGAAGTGGCAATGGAACTAGATGGCTTGGTTATCATGGAAAAACATCCTTGGGGAAATGCTAATGTCTATACAGAAGAGACTGAGTACTTGCTCAGTGCACCTACTCAATCATTCAACATTGATGTTGACACAAATTTTTCTACCAGTACAACTACAGGGTACGATAGCATGACAAACCAAGTATTGAAACCATTAGATGGCGGGAGATAA